A genomic stretch from Nitrospirota bacterium includes:
- a CDS encoding SDR family oxidoreductase: protein MSSNYRLLVTGGAGFIGSNTIEELLRQGHTVKVIDNFSTGKKENIEEFLDDIELITGDIRDKAVLRKAVEDVDFVIHLAALGSVQKSVADPVTTHDVNSTGTLNLLMASKETGVKRVVYASSSSVYGESPVLPKNEIMTPMPLSPYAVSKLIGEYYCMVFFHLYGLETVSLRYFNVYGKKQDPDSLYAAVIPKFVNTLLKGDKPVIYGDGEQSRDFTFIEDCVQATIKACASEKGVGKIFNVGYGESITINNLFKLISSLLGINSEPIYGEGRNGDIRHSLSDITRAREFLGYRPQYTIRAGIDKLISWYKSKSMI from the coding sequence GTGAGCAGTAACTATAGACTTCTGGTGACAGGTGGAGCAGGATTTATAGGGTCGAATACTATTGAGGAGCTCTTAAGACAGGGACACACGGTAAAGGTAATAGATAACTTCTCTACAGGCAAAAAGGAAAATATTGAAGAATTCTTAGATGATATTGAACTGATCACCGGTGATATCAGGGATAAGGCAGTCCTCAGGAAAGCAGTAGAGGATGTAGACTTCGTAATCCACCTCGCAGCGCTCGGTTCTGTGCAGAAATCAGTAGCCGATCCTGTCACTACCCATGATGTAAACAGCACAGGAACGCTTAATCTCCTTATGGCATCTAAGGAAACAGGTGTCAAAAGGGTTGTTTATGCCTCTTCCTCATCGGTATATGGAGAGAGTCCAGTTCTCCCTAAAAATGAGATTATGACTCCAATGCCACTGTCACCATATGCGGTATCAAAACTAATAGGTGAATACTATTGTATGGTTTTCTTCCATCTCTATGGGCTTGAAACGGTCTCACTGAGATACTTTAATGTCTATGGTAAAAAACAAGACCCTGATTCTTTATATGCTGCTGTAATACCGAAGTTTGTGAACACACTCCTGAAGGGGGATAAACCAGTGATATATGGTGATGGAGAACAGTCCAGGGACTTTACATTCATCGAGGATTGTGTTCAGGCAACAATAAAGGCATGCGCCTCCGAAAAGGGAGTGGGTAAAATATTCAATGTCGGATATGGTGAGAGTATAACTATTAATAATCTCTTTAAACTAATAAGCAGTCTACTTGGTATTAATTCTGAGCCTATTTATGGAGAAGGACGAAACGGGGATATAAGGCATTCCCTCTCAGACATTACCAGGGCAAGGGAATTTCTTGGATACAGACCCCAATACACCATAAGGGCTGGGATTGATAAGTTGATTTCATGGTATAAAAGTAAGTCAATGATTTAA